The region TTGTTATCatatagagcagtggttcccaaccctggtGCCTGTTCTTCGTATGTCGCTAattcagttagctggatttgattgttgacggtTTGGCAAGATCTTGGATTGTTTGGTTCTTCGAAGTTCATCCTGGAATTGCTGCCATAGCAACAAGTCCTTAAACTTAATTCTGCTTGAGAAgcttatttaaatgtaaacaggATTGGATtgcatatttttaaacataactgttactTAAAATTTGTCCACTGCCACCACTACCTTATTACTAGAGTAtcctactgatccagggacaataatttaaaataattaaaagataatataATGTGTAGTCTTTAATACTACAGACATAGGcaattgttatttatatttatattcgagTCTTACAGACATGCTATATACAGATAATCAAGAGTCGTGCATTAATTTGAGTTATGACAGCTATTATGGGAGTGTCTtaatggagcgcaggagatgcagataacatgaacttgacccttaagaaactttaattaatgctgtcacattacaaatgttcaaacattaaattaaattaattgctaattactacattgaaataaaaatgtaaagcctgtaaaaatattagaaattttgaataattgggaatcatgtaactttttttttttaataaaaagtgtacatttcatttatctattataacatgtttgtagttttgttcatttggctgtttccttataaaagtaaaaaatatatttatattttttaattattaattatatgatgtcattacattGCTGTCTTGCCTCCAGCCAATGGCTGCATTACTGATCGTGGTTTCGAGTATCAATACACAGCCCCTTTTAAACCAAACCATGAATGCACAATTATTTCAGATAACTTAATCCAGCCATACTAATCATCAACAATAAGTGCATTCGAAGAACCGACTtatggggcggtcacactgcacttttctctccattgacttccattcatacgcatgcgaatgcgtcagaccaGAAACGCAAGCTCATGCGAAAAATTAcgcatttcgctgcgttccaaagttcaagtttggtgaactctgacctgcgaattcgcatcacatgaagatgtgggaccagtagaagatcgatacgtcactgcgtgacctctctgtacagaaattcaaaaatgaaggaagcaatatataactttagctgtagccggcatattttatataatacatatttaaaagattatacaaataaaattaaaaagaagctGCATAGTTCGTAGTGTcagtggaaacaggaacagatggtacatttgaatgaggacattttatattttttttattgcttagggcgtatatatttatatagagagagatacagagagtgcaataataagacattttcgatgccgtcgcaaaagacacagtacgagcacatattaatccatgttgttATAACTGTGGAGAGATCGTTTCATCTGGCTCCCGCCCATTCGCAtcggcgtccgaaataatttcgcacgtttaaagtctagtgtgaccgcccctttagCCAGATCCTGATTTGCGCGATGATTTCATCTCGGATGTGATAAGCGATTTACCAAGAACCACTGCTGAAACATGATTTTCCAGCAGTATCCACCAGACTCATCTGAAATGTGTTCAAAAGTTTCAAGATTTATCAAGAGTAGTTTTGTTGACCTATCGGACCAAAACAATGCatctacagtcatggccaaaagttttgacagtgacataaattttgtgttttgcagagtGTGCTGCTAAAGCTGTTGTGGTATTCATTCACATTGTTTGTAGATAATTGTGTATCAGATGTGATCAgaggcattttaaataattgctaaaaacGTAACTGGCAAAAAAtcaagttcctcttcaggaactcgagctgcgtcgagaacgtttggggaacgcgtccagcgtggcGTCTCAATAacgtgtataatcagtccaaaggaagggcgagacgtcataggcgggtgatgtcagagaccaggaagcataaaagcatgagtgGCGAAGCCGGTTatcagccttgtgtcttcagcaagcgctctgtgtgtgtgtgtcagttgctatctgtttgtgagtcttatttagtgtcgtttgtccactgataaactccattgtcaaagcttcaatcaggAGAAGTTTTGGGCTAGTGCAGGCAGcattcaggctgtgtgttttccctgccaaaaaaaaaaaaaggtagggaCAAACGCAGCTTGTGTATTGACTGCTAGAGAGTGAAGCGCAcagtgtcagctctcgagggagttgacggctgcgatgcgagcctttgcttcactctcagaaggctctctttgaggagagagctttcactggTGTTTCTCGCGGTGCCAGCCCCACTTTTGCCAAGGTCGAGCGGTGGTTGTGCTCGCGGGATTCGCTTTtggatctgctggaaggaatgtaagacggtcaagtccctatcttctttcttagccaACAGATCCGGCGCCCGCTCTCGGGGGTCGGAAGCCCGCGTTTGCGGTACTTTCTTCCCGATGAGAGGGCGCGACGCGCTGCCCGTCTTtttctgaggagattgatgtggaatggcgtcgatgagctcgccagttgcacaagcaccagtcacacaagcatattatgacctaatattaacataagcagcattaatgaagagCGGAACTCGCGCAGTCAGCTCTCGGGGGGCTGATTGTGCTTTTCTCGCTGTTAAGTGCTCCGCTCTCGCTGGGCACGctccgaggagtgtgtccgtgcatgcgatcttgcggTCGCGGTCTCGCTGGTGCTGAGGCACGGCGGCGAGAGCGATAGCGGGAATCGCACttgatctggcgaacgggttggagacggctcgtcctgtctccacccgtgttcactagatctagagctcgttctcgaggcttggaaaccagCACTGCGGTTtcttcgccctctgagacagctcgccgcagcatccatctttctctgaggagattaatttagtttgtgtgactgagtagcataaaaaaaaaaaaaaaaaaaaaaaatatatatatatatataagacatgcGCGCTGCCGAGGCAATGTTTGTAttacattgtttcatttttatgtgagttttttctacaccagaccgtgttgtctagtctggttgctgactacatttaattctaaggaataaaattacatttatctgactatgtgaagttagatgtacaggggctctagggATTTAATGTCTTGTGTGAGAACACGGGTGTACCGCTCTTCCTCGGAGGAGGTTGAGGTGGTCAGGCATGTTCCAGCCCCTCGTGccgggggtgtcacttttgtactccgcagacgCTAGAGTCAAAGTGGCGCTCCAAGGCCGAAGGCTTCTATTGGAAAGCAGTTCTACGGACCGTtgttttcgctggatagccttcatcataacgttttgagggccagctccctctgggaaaaagtggtgtacaccgcattacacagtgcccatctctcctcagtgccctcaggagatcgttctgccaaccctgccggtgttccagggcgcagcaatctccagcgagcgcttctctcagttaccgcccagAAACGTAGCGGTGCCAAGAGGCTCGCAACCTCCTGGGAGttttccagagcagctagttcggccgtctcctgcgggtgcgccgcttcagggcaccgagctaattgcTCTGATGCCACCAGAGAGgagtcttgagaggctgattcccttagtagactattttgcagcatgaaaactactgccaaatgtgtctcagtgggtcctgcaaactgtagtgagaggccacagaatccagttctggtgggccccaagccggctttggtaatggaacagaagtagactctctctgaggacggagaccatcgaggtggtccctccttgggttgcagagtccgggtcctacagccagtacttcactgttccgaggaagaatgaggtgttgtgtccttttctagatctgtgctttttgaacctctcagtcaggggactgaagtttagcaagcctgcacaggccaagtccgaggactggtgtgtcacgatctatcaaaTGTTGCACTTATCTCTatccttcttcatcggaagttcctgaggtttgcttttgggggcaaaagcctaccaatacggttcttccactggccttgcactctcaccccacacgttcatgactcaaccacattgacgtttggttgatatcagctcaatctgagcagatgacggttcggcaccgaggtgtcgttctcgctcacatgaaagagctggggttaagacttaacgccaaggaaagtgtgctttctccagttcagggaaccacttatctgggcatggtgtgggattcgaccctgatgcaggcacgtatgtcacctgctcggatcgagtcgatcctcactgcagtcgcgagagtgagaaaaggccggtcactcactgtcaagcagtcatgGAGATTGCTGGGCtaatggcagctgcgtccaacgtgaatacCATTGGCCTGTTGTACATGAgaccctacagtggtggctcaagaccaaggggttctccctgaggggaaacccacttcacATGCTAAAGGTGCCTtggatatgtggaggaagccttggttcttgtctcagggcccggtgctgggagctccttgtcgccgcggGATGCTAGTGACGGACGCGTctctcaccggctggggtgcagtcatgagtggccaccctgcacagcggtctgtggagtggttgccatctgacatggcacatcaactgcatGGTGATTCTGGCCGTGCTTCGTGCACTTTGTTAtattctcccagacctaagaggtcaccatgtgttggttcgcaccgacaacacagcggtggtctcttacatcaaccaccaaggaggtctgcactcacgCCGTTTGtacaactagcgtaccagatccttgtgttgGCCCAGGATGAATTCCTCTCGCTCAGAgtagttcacattcctgggcatcttaatatgggagcagacatcctgttgaggcaggggccgaggcccggggaatggcggcttcacaccgaggtgatgaagcagagttgagGAGGTTGGTCAGACTCGGGTGCATCTGTTTGCGACTGcagagacatcgcactgtcccctctggcttcctctgactcatccagctccactggggctggacgccatggtacagacgtggccgaggcttcatctgtacatttttccccTGATTGCTCTGCTCTCAGGAGTTCTGGAAAGAGTGTGCCGGGTTAGAGTccagctgctgttagtagccctgTTCTGGCCGGGCCAGGAatggttgacccactccaccctgaaggtctacgtggtggccatggtggcctaccgcgcccctctcggtggccagtcagtgagcagaaaccctctggttacatgtttcctccatggtgcgctgaggcctctggccagaagaagcttatgctaagaggtgatcaggatgctatcctaagcctcgagtcctctgatctcccctctcctgggggtcaagactcactccttctgaagtttggccatTGGACGGGTTGTCCCCGATTTCTGTCAGGCTACTTCTCCatctcttgctttagctgtgctcttccacactgggcgagatttgaaagtctggcagcatgggcattctcgttccccaaacgttctcgacgcagctcgagttcctgaagaggaacgtctaaggttacgtatgtaaccctggttcctcgaaggaacgagactaaaactaaaatgaccaACTAAAATTAATTGACTTATTATTTCAGCAGATCATGTGAAAATctgaatgagtactagtcaggtAAAATCCCTATCACACTAAAatagattgtaagagcagactgatgGAGGGAAGAAGCATTTCaaatcattgtgttcttgttagcaatgtttacctccaaagaaacacgTGCAGCCATCATCGATTTGCATCAAAATGCCCTCACATGCAAGGGAATTGCTACAAAGAAAATTGCatctgaaagaaccatttactggaGAGAAAGGttcgactgcagtgaagaagtcttcaggacatcccagagtgtccagcaagtgccaggactgtctcctcctgaggagtcagctacaaaATTGTGTcaccagcagtgcagagcttgctcaggaatggcagcaggtcgACGTGAGAGCATCTGCCAAAGCCGAAGACTTTTGGACAACGgactggtgtcaagaagggcagcaaagaagccacttctctccaagaaaaatgtcaaggacagactgaaattctgcaggaagtacaagtACTGGACggcagaagactggtgcaaagtgTTTCTTTGATGAAGCTCCCTTCagactgtttgggacatctggaaaatcaaTTGTTCAGAGAATAAAAGGTGAACGCTACCGTGAGTCCTGTgatgtgccaacagtgaagcatcttGAGAGCACCAATGTGTGAGGTTGCTTTTCTGCTCCAAAACACTCCCTTGAATAAAAACATGGTATCGAAACATCCTGCAAGAGCAACTTTTTCCAatgatccatgagcaatttggtgatgaaCCATGCATTTTctagcatgatggagcaccatgtcacaaagcaagagtgataaaaaAGTGGAAATTTTGGATCCGTGACCAGGCCATAGAGAAGCTGTGGTCAGTTCTCAAAAAGCAAGTGGACAAGCAGAAGTCCACAAATTGGGATCAATACCGAAAACAAATAAGGCAAGAAAGGATCTCCATCAGTCAGGATTTtgcccagaagctaatatccagcatggCAGAGTGAATTGCCGAAGCAGCAAACTTCAAAACATAAAATTGATGttactgccaaaacttttggccatgactgtcgTGAAAGTTGATAATGACAGTATTTGTGCTCAGAATGAGCCTAAGAAAGTAATGCATTGAAGCAATTACTAAAAAGTAAATTTCTCTTAATAGTGTATaaagaatttaaatataatactaaTGACAGTATGTTggtaatgtacaaaaaaaaaaaggacaggtcctattatgctttttcactttttcagctttagttagcctgtaatgttgctgtttgagcataaaaaagatctgtaaagttacaaagctcaaagtccaaaaGGAGATCACAGttcaaaaactacaacgaacgacttgtttggactacaatgcatattttccgggatttgtgatatcacaaatactgATGAATAGGAcaagacctggttgagctgcactagagaaggcaacaaGTGTTATCACTATGCTGGAGACACTCTAGCTTTCCCAAGGAAGACaaacttagagtggttacaatcatccggGTTCAAATcgcgctcaaattgatttgattttgacaaaatatttacactgaagctcacAGTCGGCTATGGTAAGGGGCCTGACATTTCCCAACCATGTGCAGAGTGGAGCCAATCACAatacacactggcccagctaaccaacaCATTTTGTATTTCACAAGGCGGGctttcatttgatacaggaaatATTCAAGttgttcatgccagactggggagagaggtgttgtaataatgtaaaatatatgaaatataatgtgtttttcgaaaaacctagtatgagagcctgttctagtacaccccaaaaacaaaatcaagactttgtaaaagagcataataggacccctttaaaggcttctaaaataattgattaaaaaggttgtttttgtattattattattttttttctgtgaggcGTTGCTCATGGATGTCATCAGGTTCTGCTATTGAATGTATGTATTTAGTAGGCatcaatattaaatgaaaataacctGAAATTTAGTAATGTTGTTATGAAATAGGAAGACTAGatcataaatatatagataaatatatatatatatattaatgatcgATCCctagattaaatatatatttttttaatatttttttttttatcaaccctATATTGCCTCCTCTGTTCTGTTTAACTACAATATATGTTATGGTTTTGTTTGTAATGGTTGTGAATATAAGTACTTCATAAATACTTGTAAACAAACCCCCTTTGTTcagaaaatgaacaaattattGTACAATTGTTTTCCAAGTCGCATCAAAACTTCCTCAGCATCGATTTTTATGTACTATGTGATACTgtctttttatatgtaaatacacacctATAACAAACTGAAATAATGTGGCAGTgttaaatattgaataattaagAATATACAAAGTGACTTCAAAAAGGTGATTTCTAGTAAATTTGCACATTTTAATAACTATGTacattttgacaacactaatattTTATAAAGGATTGTTTCCTTAATGCATTATTTGAGATTTCTCTTTGTAACTTTAGTTCTGTTATTTCTTTACAGAATGTAGAATCTTGTtatttgtcttatgtttttttttttttttttttgcttgtttgttctaGACTAATGCCTTAGATGAGTAGACGGTCCTGACTGATGGCAGTAGCAGAGACATGGGGGAAAATCAGCAGTTACATCAGATGGGAAAGGAACTGGCAATGGTGCCATTACATGGATTATGCAAGATTGTGTGGCACTGTCAGGCAATATTTCAGTATTCTCTCAGGTTATAATGAACAGACTTACTCCATGAGTATTGAACAATAAGATTTCTTCTCTACTGCTGAATGTACAGAAGTTGCTATGCGCAAACAACAAACATTGGACAGGATAGGTGAGACCATTCCACATATTAAGTGGACTGATCTTACTGCCACCAAAGAAAGCCAAATGTCTCTGGGTCAGGAAAGTGAGTTATCAGATGAGGGACTCTCATTGAGGACTGAGTATAAGGACAAAGTGACCCCAGGTGTGTTTCTTGTTCCACCACAAGATCAGACGGAAGTTATAAAGGATTACAGCAAGCAGATCTCGCCCAAAAATGAATCGGACCAGACGAGTCTTCATGAAAACCAGACTGTTGAAGATAAATTAGCCCATTTTCATGAGAACACAAGGAGTCTACCAACAAACATGCAGCTGATATCCAAGATACAGTCTGATAACTCTACGACAGAAGCTTGTGAGGTAACAACCAAAGCTACAAACATTGATAACATCTCATCCAATGATTTACTAGAGATTAAGGTTCAACGacaatctattttaaataaaggttttCATAATGACGAACTACTCTCACCTGGTGGAGGCAATCACACAGGCAAGGAGTTGTGTATTGAGAATAAAACACAGGTTGTTGATGTGGCACATGCAAGAGGGAGTAAACTTATGATGGAcctaaatgcaaaaaaagaaaaattagaatataataaaGACTGCATTGAAGATcataacacacacattttatgtaatgtaagAGAGGAGATACTTGATATAAGAAGTAACATGGCAGTGACAAGTTCTTTGGGACAATATGAAGAAGACCTGGTATTAGATTTAAGCCTACCAAAAAAGAAAGACCGAAATAAGGAGAGGAAGTGTGAATGGGTTGTAGACCCTGAATATGAAGGTTCACTTCATATGGAAGTTGATGAAATTGAGGAGGAGCCTCAACATGTAGAAGTGGAGCAGGAGGATGATAATGAAATTCGCTGCATTTCATCAGTAAGTGACACTCATACATATCTGCCTCAGCATTGGGATGGACATCTTTCCTCCTCTTCGCTTGAAGCTATGCCAACTACATCGTATCCCAACATCAAAACCCCAGATCCGATGGATACACTACTTATAGATGATCAGGGCATTCCTTACACACTTACAGCAGATGGACAGAAAGTTCCACAAATTGATAATATGCAACATGCAGAGGACCTCTCTACACAAACAGATCTAAGCCCAGGGCAAGCTGAAGATAAGCCCTTATTCACTGCTGATGTACAGGATATTGCAGACTCCAGACTACAAACACTAACCAATTCACTGTGTCCAAATATGTCTATAGGCCATGTCTCAGTGGAAACCTCACAAGTTGCCCCAAACCAGGAGCCACAATCTTCTTACAGTTCTGTAGCTCTTGATAAACCCTCCAACATGCCTGCCATGTCTGACTTGACATCAGTTCCCATTCAGATTGTGGCTAATACTACTGGGTCAAACACTCccattcttcttcttcctccatcTCAGCTTCAGTCTCTTTCCTCACAGGCCTCTAAAGCTAACCCAGGGCTAATTACCCTTTCCTTACCACTTCCTCTGAGTCAGAACACTCAGTCCTCCCCCATGTTCTTAGTTTTGTCATCTCCTCAGGTGTCCTCAACTCAGAATTCGTCTTCGCCTGGGCAGTTATCTCAAATTTCCTCTTCTTCCACTGTTGCACTTCCCATAGGATCTTGTCCACTTGATTTGGGATCTACATTAAGTTCACGTCCGTCACTTCTCAGCCTCAGTACAGTATCCTCTGCCACAGCTACAGAGATCTCAGGACTGAATAACCCTTCTAATCTTCCTGTTAGCCCTACCTCAGATTCCTCTAGCACTTCCACAGTGACCTCTACAAGTCCAACCAAGCAATTCAGCACTGATGCCTACTCCGACACATCAGTGCCCACTTCCTTTCGGGAAGCCCTTCTCAGATTGGCTGTGTCTGTGGAGAAGAAACAAGAAAACCCGCCTGAGACACATTTGGTCACTACTCATTCATGTTCTGAAGCCACCAAGCCGGATTCCTCTGCCATAGTccatgaaagtaaaaataaagagACAGAGGTAAACTGTGATGGTGAGACTGAGTCTACCTCGGTAGACCAAACAGACTCATTAGATACCACCTCTTCTACGTCACCCATTCGTCCCGTATCACCCGGAGTTTTAATCAGTGACCCAAAGAACCAAGAATTAGGCCCTCGTCGCATTCTTTACTGTCAGTACTGTCCGCGGATCTTTTACTATCTTTCGGACCTTGAGCGCCATTCCATCACACACTCCCAAAGCAAACCCCATGTATGTCACCTTTGTGGCAAGGCGTTCAAAAGATCAAGCCATCTTGAGCGACACAAACACATCCATACAGGTCAGAGAAACTTTGTGTGCCAGCTTTGCCCAAGGCGTTTTCGTGAATCAGGGGAACTAATGAGGCACCAGAGAGTACACACCGGTGAGAAACCCTTCCAGTGCTTAATATGCCACATGCGTTTTGCAGAGCGCAACACACTGAGACGTCACACGAAACGCAAGCACCAAGGCCAGCAGCTGGAGGCGATAGACATGAAGGCAAAGCCAGAAAGTGGAGGGATTTCCCTTGCTGGTATACAAGGAGAGCCAGAAGAGAATGCAGAGTGGTACAGTTCAACAGTTCCCGAAATGGAGTCTGACAGTGACACAGGGGGAGAATGAGAACTACATGGAAGGCATATTATTGTCTATATTTCATTCCATTAACTCTCGAGACCTTTACTGGTGATGACTGAACTAGGCAATATTTAACTTCGGATTCATTCTAATAAGCTTCAGTTATTGAGTTAGACCTCTTGatgaaatacatttgttttgattCTTTACTTTGAATAACTTTGAAATAcccttatttgcttatttattgttCTCATTTCAGTTTTTCGCATATGCAGCATCTTTCTTCAAGGGTGTGATGTAGTTACTGTAAAAGACTAAGAGGctcattattgttatttataattttgtattatgaTCTCTTGAAGTCAAGGATTATTGCATCAGTATATCTAGGTCCATTAATGACTAGGCCCACAAGAAATTTGTAGCCACAAAAATCCACATAATTGGAACATACTTAATTCTCAAAGTTCTTCTACACATCTTCCTCTCTTTTCATTGTGATACTCCACCTGACCTGCAGGGGACAGTATGGGGTTG is a window of Carassius auratus strain Wakin chromosome 16, ASM336829v1, whole genome shotgun sequence DNA encoding:
- the LOC113116352 gene encoding transcription factor Sp2-like, with product MRKQQTLDRIGETIPHIKWTDLTATKESQMSLGQESELSDEGLSLRTEYKDKVTPGVFLVPPQDQTEVIKDYSKQISPKNESDQTSLHENQTVEDKLAHFHENTRSLPTNMQLISKIQSDNSTTEACEVTTKATNIDNISSNDLLEIKVQRQSILNKGFHNDELLSPGGGNHTGKELCIENKTQVVDVAHARGSKLMMDLNAKKEKLEYNKDCIEDHNTHILCNVREEILDIRSNMAVTSSLGQYEEDLVLDLSLPKKKDRNKERKCEWVVDPEYEGSLHMEVDEIEEEPQHVEVEQEDDNEIRCISSVSDTHTYLPQHWDGHLSSSSLEAMPTTSYPNIKTPDPMDTLLIDDQGIPYTLTADGQKVPQIDNMQHAEDLSTQTDLSPGQAEDKPLFTADVQDIADSRLQTLTNSLCPNMSIGHVSVETSQVAPNQEPQSSYSSVALDKPSNMPAMSDLTSVPIQIVANTTGSNTPILLLPPSQLQSLSSQASKANPGLITLSLPLPLSQNTQSSPMFLVLSSPQVSSTQNSSSPGQLSQISSSSTVALPIGSCPLDLGSTLSSRPSLLSLSTVSSATATEISGLNNPSNLPVSPTSDSSSTSTVTSTSPTKQFSTDAYSDTSVPTSFREALLRLAVSVEKKQENPPETHLVTTHSCSEATKPDSSAIVHESKNKETEVNCDGETESTSVDQTDSLDTTSSTSPIRPVSPGVLISDPKNQELGPRRILYCQYCPRIFYYLSDLERHSITHSQSKPHVCHLCGKAFKRSSHLERHKHIHTGQRNFVCQLCPRRFRESGELMRHQRVHTGEKPFQCLICHMRFAERNTLRRHTKRKHQGQQLEAIDMKAKPESGGISLAGIQGEPEENAEWYSSTVPEMESDSDTGGE